A genomic segment from Capra hircus breed San Clemente chromosome 7, ASM170441v1, whole genome shotgun sequence encodes:
- the LOC102169666 gene encoding olfactory receptor 2W3 translates to MDGTNESSQGNFILLGFSDRPHLERILFVVILIAYLLTLVGNTTIILVSRLDPHLHTPMYFFLTHLSFLDLSFTTSSIPQLLYNLSGSDKTISYTGCAIQLFLFLGLGGVECLLLAVMAYDRFVAVCKPLHYMAIMNPRLCLGLVLIAWGCGVANSLAMSPVTLRLHRCGRHSVDHFLCEMPALIRMACVNTAAIEGTVFVLAVGIVLSPLVFILVTYGYIVRAVLQIQSASGRQKAFNTCGSHLTVVSLFYGNIIYMYMQPGNRSSQDQGKFLTLFYNIVTPLLNPLIYTLRNKEVKGALRRLLLHDREKKGVRVKGPDRHL, encoded by the coding sequence ATGGATGGAACCAATGAGAGCAGCCAGGGAAATTTCATCCTTTTGGGATTTTCTGATCGGCCCCATCTGGAGAGAATCCTCTTTGTGGTTATCTTGATCGCATATCTCCTGACCCTTGTGGGCAACACCACCATCATCCTGGTGTCTCGGCTGGACCCTCACCTCCACactcccatgtacttcttccttacCCACCTCTCCTTCCTGGACCTTAGTTTCACCACCAGCTCCATCCCTCAGCTTCTGTATAACCTGAGTGGAAGTGACAAGACCATCAGCTACACAGGCTGCGCCATCCAGCTCTTCCTATTCCTGGGTCTGGGTGGTGTGGAATGTCTACTCCTGGCAGTCATGGCATATGACCGGTTTGTTGCAGTTTGCAAGCCCCTGCACTACATGGCGATCATGAATCCCCGGCTTTGCCTAGGTTTGGTGTTGATAGCCTGGGGCTGTGGTGTGGCCAACTCCTTGGCTATGTCCCCAGTCACCCTACGCTTACACCGCTGTGGGCGTCACAGTGTGGATCACTTCCTGTGTGAAATGCCTGCCCTGATACGAATGGCCTGTGTGAATACAGCTGCCATTGAGGGTACTGTCTTTGTATTGGCAGTGGGCATTGTACTCTCACCCCTCGTGTTTATCCTGGTCACCTATGGTTACATCGTGAGGGCTGTGTTACAAATTCAGTCAGCATCAGGCAGGCAAAAGGCCTTCAACACCTGTGGCTCCCATCTCACAGTGGTCTCACTTTTCTACGGAAACATCATTTACATGTACATGCAACCTGGAAACCGCTCCTCCCAGGATCAAGGCAAGTTCCTCACCCTCTTCTACAACATTGTCACCCCACTCCTGAATCCCCTGATTTACACCCTCAGAAACAAAGAGGTGAAGGGGGCATTGAGGAGGTTGTTGCTACAtgacagagagaagaaaggggtAAGAGTGAAAGGCCCAGACAGGCATCTCTAG